A portion of the Gossypium arboreum isolate Shixiya-1 chromosome 8, ASM2569848v2, whole genome shotgun sequence genome contains these proteins:
- the LOC108469694 gene encoding kinesin-like protein KIN-UB, whose translation MACNVYRNGTGLHKGAMRPLAASNSSNVKSSSFKSRIPPSSNHSPGSAPLRRSKSAGGSDGVPGRVRVAVRLRPRNAEESVADADFADCVELQPELKRLKLRKNNWDSETYEFDEVLTEFASQKRVYEVVAKPVVESVLDGYNGTVMAYGQTGTGKTFTLGRLGEEDTSARGIMVRSMEEILANVSPETDSVSVSYLQLYMETIQDLLDPANDNISIVEDPKTGDVSLPGATHVEIRDEQDFMELLRTGEAHRIAANTKLNTESSRSHAILMVHVKRSVLGAEDVIPSETDKSSHFAKPPKPLVRKSKLVLVDLAGSERVHKSGSEGHMLEEAKSINLSLSALGKCINALAENSAHVPVRDSKLTRLLRDSFGGTARTSLIVTIGPSPRHRGETTSTILFGQRAMKVENMLRIKEEFDYKSLSRKLEIQLDKLIAENERQQKVFDDEVERINLEALNRVSEVERNFADALEKERLKCQMEYMESVKKLEEKMIENQQKHGCDGFMKDKCNGEGPVSSIVEDVAEVKKLLLKEIHMRKEAEDKVNKLRSQLGQCPDSGEGGGSEILKLQKALADEVRQKKKLEEEMIILRSQMLQLTFEADQMRRCLGRNGSANAYGGLDSPMSQVRDSLNGHKTPVAALFEQVGLQKILALLESEDANVRIHAVKVVANLAAEEANQERIVEAGGLTSLLMLLRSYEDENIGRVVAGAIANLAMNETNQELIMIQGGINLLSVTASRAEDPQSLRMVAGAIANLCGNDKLQTKLRSEGGIKALLGMARCGHPDVLSQVARGIANFAKCESRASTNGIKSGRSVLINDGALPWIVQNANNDSSPIRRHIELALCHLAQHEVNAKDMISGGALWELVRISRDCSREDIRSLARRTLNLSPIFRAEMRRLRIEV comes from the exons ATGGCGTGTAATGTTTACAGGAATGGTACGGGTTTGCACAAGGGAGCAATGAGGCCACTCGCCGCTTCAAATTCATCGAATGTCAAATCATCTTCATTCAAATCTAGAATTCCTCCTTCGTCGAATCACTCGCCAGGATCTGCACCTCTTCGCCGCTCCAAGTCCGCTGGAGGAAGTGacggag TGCCTGGAAGAGTTCGAGTAGCTGTTAGATTAAGGCCGCGTAACGCGGAAGAATCTGTGGCGGATGCAGATTTTGCAGATTGTGTTGAACTACAGCCTGAG CTCAAGAGGCTTAAACTTAGGAAGAACAATTGGGATTCAGAAACATACGAGTTTGATGAGGTGCTTACGGAATTTGCTTCTCAGAAGCGTGTCTATGAAGTTGTTGCGAAGCCCGTTGTAGAG agtgttttggatggttataaTGGAACTGTAATGGCTTATGGCCAGACTGGAACCGGGAAAACTTTTACTCTTGGACGGTTGGGTGAGGAAGATACATCAGCTCGTGGAATAATGGTCCGCTCAATGGAGGAGATTTTAGCAAATGTTTCTCCAGAAACAGATTCTGTTTCTGTTTCATATTTGCAG CTTTATATGGAGACCATCCAGGATCTCCTTGATCCAGCAAATGATAATATTTCCATTGTGGAAGATCCCAAAACTGGAGATGTTTCATTACCAGGGGCAACTCATGTAGAAATCAGGGACGAGCAGGACTTTATGGAGTTGTTAAGGACAGGAGAGGCTCACCGAATTGCTGCAAATACAAAGCTAAACACTGAATCATCGCGCAGTCATGCTATTTTGATG GTACATGTTAAGAGATCGGTTTTGGGAGCAGAAGATGTTATTCCAAGTGAAACAGACAAGTCTTCTCACTTTGCCAAACCTCCAAAGCCTCTTGTGCGAAAAAGCAAGCTGGTTTTGGTAGATTTGGCAGGCTCAGAGCGCGTCCACAAGTCAG GAAGTGAGGGACACATGTTGGAGGAAGCCAAGTCTATTAACCTTTCGCTGAGTGCTTTGGGAAAGTGCATTAATGCTTTAGCAGAGAATAGTGCTCACGTGCCAGTTCGTGATTCAAAACTTACGAGGCTGCTTAGAGATTCATTTGGAG GCACTGCAAGAACCTCATTAATAGTTACCATTGGTCCCTCCCCACGACATCGAGGAGAGACTACAAGTACAATACTGTTTGGCCAAAGG GCTATGAAGGTGGAAAATATGTTGAGAATAAAAGAAGAGTTTGATTATAAAAGTTTGTCCAGAAAGCTTGAAATACAGCTGGACAAGCTCATTGCAGAAAACGAACGGCAACAGAAAGTATTTGATGATGAAGTTGAAAGAATAAACTTAGAAGCACTAAACCGTGTTTCGGAGGTTGAGAGAAATTTTGCAGATGCCTTAGAG AAGGAGCGACTAAAGTGCCAGATGGAATATATGGAATCTGTTAAGAAGCTGGAGGAAAAGATGATAGAAAATCAACAAAAGCATGGGTGTGATGGCTTCATGAAGGATAAATGTAACGGAGAG GGGCCAGTTTCTTCTATCGTTGAGGATGTTGCTGAGGTCAAAAAGCTACTATTGAAAGAAATTCACATGAGAAAGGAAGCTGAAGACAAGGTCAACAAACTTAGGAGTCAGCTAGGGCAGTGCCCAGATTCAGGG GAAGGTGGTGGTTCTGAAATCTTGAAGCTCCAAAAAGCTCTGGCAGATGAGGTTCGTCAAAAAAAGAAGCTTGAAGAAGAAATGATTATACTAAGAAGTCAAATGTTACAACTGACTTTTGAAGCCGACCAG ATGAGAAGGTGTCTTGGAAGAAATGGATCTGCAAATGCTTATGGCGGTTTAGATTCTCCAATGTCTCAAGTTAGGGACTCATTAAATGGACATAAGACGCCAGTTGCTGCACTATTTGAACAAG TTGGATTGCAAAAGATCTTAGCTTTGCTCGAGTCAGAGGATGCCAATGTACGCATTCATGCTGTGAAAGTGGTCGCCAACCTAGCTGCTGAAG AAGCGAATCAGGAAAGGATTGTTGAAGCTGGTGGTCTTACTTCCTTGCTGATGCTTCTCAGAAGCTATGAGGATGAAAATATTGGCAGAGTCGTAGCTGGTGCAATTGCCAATCTTGCTATGAATG AAACCAATCAAGAACTCATAATGATTCAAGGGGGAATCAATTTATTGTCTGTGACTGCATCTCGTGCTGAGGACCCTCAGTCTCTACGCATGGTTGCTGGAGCTATAGCTAACCTATGCGGGAATG ATAAGTTGCAAACAAAGCTGAGGTCCGAAGGTGGAATTAAGGCCTTGCTGGGAATGGCGAGATGTGGACACCCTGATGTTCTTTCCCAAGTTGCACGTGGAATTGCCAACTTCGCCAAATGTGAATCCCGTGCGTCAACTAATG GCATAAAAAGTGGGAGATCGGTTCTTATCAATGATGGTGCGCTTCCATGGATTGTGCAAAACGCTAACAATGATTCCTCACCTATTAGGAGACACATTGAGCTTGCACTATGTCATTTAGCGCAACATG AAGTAAACGCAAAGGACATGATAAGCGGAGGTGCCCTTTGGGAGCTGGTTCGGATATCGCGGGATTGTTCTCGAGAAGACATAAGAAGTCTTGCTCGACGAACTCTGAATTTAAGTCCCATATTTCGAGCTGAAATGAGACGACTAAGGATAGAAGTATGA
- the LOC108469693 gene encoding brefeldin A-inhibited guanine nucleotide-exchange protein 2-like — translation MASAEADSRISLLVVPALEKIIKNASWRKHSKLSHECKSILKTLTSPSPPPPPSSPSPSDSEPENSIPGPINDGGQVEYSLAESESILSPLINACATSFNKIVDPAVDCIQKIIAHGYLRGEADPTGGPEAQLLSKLIESVCKCHAVGDESIELLVLKTLLTAVTSISLRIHGDCLLQTVRTCYDIYLGTKNAVNQTTAKATLIQMLVVVFRRMEADSSTVPVQPIVVAELMGPIEKSDADGSMIHFVQGFITKIMQDIDGVFNPATPSKVSLGGHDGAFDTTTVETTNPTDLLDSTDKDMLDAKYWEISMYKTALEGRKGELADEEAERDDDLEVQIGNKLRRDAFLVFRALCKLSMKTPPKEALADPQLLRGKIVALELLKIFLENAGAAFRTSERFLGAIKQYLCLSLLKNSASTLIIVFQLSCSIFISLVSRLRAGLKAEIGVFFPMIVLRVLENVAQPNFQQKMIVLRFLDKLCVDSQILVDIFINYDCDVNSSNIFERMVNGLLKTAQGVPPGTATTLLPPQQATMKFEAMKCLVAILKSMGGWMNKQLRIPDPYSTKRFEAAENSLEPGTVSLENGNGDEPVEGSDSQSEAINESSEILTIEQRRAYKLELLEGISLFNRKPEKGIEFLIKARKVGNSPEEIAAFLKNTSGLKKTLIGDYLGEREDLPLKVMHAYVDSFDFQGMEFDEAIRAFLQGFRLPGEAQKIDRIMEKFAERYCKCNPKAFISADTAYVLAYSVIMLNTDAHNPMVKNKMSADDFIRNNRGIDDGKDLPEEYLSSLFERISRNEIKMKDDDLSMQQKQSMNSNRILGLDNILNIVIRKSDEDEHMETSDDFIRHMQEQFKEKARKSESVYYAATDVVILRFMVEASWAPMLAAFSVPLDQSDDEAVTALCIEGFRCAIHVTAVMSMKTHRDAFLTSLAKFTSLHSPADIRQKNIDAIKAIATIADEDGNYLQEAWEHILTCVSRFEHLHLLGEGAPPDATFFSFSQNESEKSKQAKSSGLPVIRKKGSGRIQYAAAAVMRGSYDSAGIGGNTGAITSEQMNNLVSNLDMLEQVGSSEMNRIFTRSQKLNSEAIIDFVKALCKVSMEELRSTSDPRVFSLTKIVEIAHYNMNRIRLVWSSIWLVLSDFFVTIGCSENLSIAIFAMDSLRQLSMKFLEREELANYNFQNEFMKPFVIAMQKSSAVEIRELIIRCVSQMVSSRVNNVKSGWKSMFMVFTTAAYDNHKNIVLLAFEVTEKIIRDYFPYITETETNTFTDCVNCLIAFTNNRFNKDISLNAIAFLRFCATKLAEGDLSYASIKTDKESGNTSQSSPSKGKDGKQENGEMIDKDDHIYFWLPLLAGLSKLGFDPRPEIRESALQVLFETLSNHSHLFSLPLWEKVFESVLFPIFEYVRHAIDPSGGDPPEQGIDSEMSEIDQDAWLYETCTLALQLLVDLFASFYNTVNPLLPKVLSLLVSFIKRPHQSLAGIGIAAFVRLMTNSGYVFLEEKWLEVVSSIREAVNATLPDFSYFVSGDIMLEGDGNVLNDQSNKASHGSDMARDDSESLGKQRLYASLSDTKCRAAIQLLLIQATMEIYNINRTRISAKNILVLVDAMHDVASHAHGINNDTILRTKLQEFGRMTQMQDPPLLRLENESYQFCLTFLHNLILDRPPSFEEAEIESHLVGLCQEVLLFYIESACSGQTSVTSADGQTQWMIPLGSGKRKELAARAPLVVVTLQTICSLGDTLFEKNLAKFFPLLSNLISCEHGSNEVQAALSDMLNSSVGPLLLQSC, via the exons ATGGCTTCTGCGGAAGCCGATTCCCGCATTAGCCTATTGGTAGTCCCGGCGCTAGAGAAGATAATAAAAAACGCTTCGTGGCGGAAGCACTCGAAACTGTCTCATGAATGCAAATCGATTCTCAAGACACTCACTTCTCCTTCGCCTCCGCCTCCGCCTTCGTCTCCGTCTCCGTCGGATTCGGAGCCGGAAAACTCGATCCCTGGACCAATCAATGATGGCGGCCAAGTAGAGTATTCACTCGCTGAATCGGAGTCTATTCTCAGTCCTCTGATCAATGCTTGTGCAACCTCTTTCAACAAGATCGTCGATCCCGCCGTTGATTGCATTCAGAAGATAATTGCACACGGGTACCTGCGTGGCGAAGCGGACCCCACAGGAGGCCCCGAGGCTCAGCTGTTATCCAAATTGATTGAATCCGTGTGTAAATGCCATGCTGTAGGTGATGAATCCATTGAATTGCTGGTATTGAAAACGCTTTTAACCGCGGTAACTTCCATCTCATTGCGAATTCACGGTGACTGTTTGTTGCAAACTGTGAGGACTTGTTATGATATATACTTAGGGACCAAAAATGCGGTTAATCAAACGACTGCGAAAGCTACTTTGATTCAAATGTTAGTTGTTGTCTTTAGGAGAATGGAGGCTGATTCTTCAACGGTTCCGGTTCAGCCAATTGTAGTGGCTGAATTGATGGGACCAATTGAGAAATCGGATGCTGATGGATCAATGATTCACTTTGTTCAAGGGTTTATAACTAAAATCATGCAGGACATTGATGGAGTGTTTAATCCAGCGACACCAAGTAAGGTTTCTTTAGGAGGCCATGATGGCGCATTTGACACTACTACTGTTGAAACCACTAATCCTACTGATTTGCTGGATTCTACTGATAAGGATATGTTGGATGCAAAATATTGGGAGATTAGTATGTATAAGACAGCACTGGAAGGGAGGAAAGGAGAGTTGGCGGATGAGGAAGCAGAGAGAGACGATGATTTGGAGGTTCAGATTGGGAATAAGTTAAGGCGGGATGCGTTTTTGGTGTTCAGAGCACTTTGCAAGTTGTCGATGAAGACACCACCTAAAGAGGCTTTGGCGGATCCCCAGTTGCTGAGAGGGAAGATTGTGGCACTGGAATTGTTGAAGATCTTTTTGGAGAATGCTGGAGCTGCTTTTAGAACAAGTGAAAG GTTTTTAGGAGCCATTAAGCAGTACTTGTGTCTGTCACTGTTGAAGAACAGTGCTTCAACTCTTATAATCGTTTTCCAGCTTTCTTGCTCCATTTTCATTAGTCTGGTGTCGAGGTTGCGAGCTGGCTTGAAAGCCGAGATCGGAGTATTTTTTCCTATGATTGTTCTGAGGGTCTTGGAAAATGTTGCTCAACCTAATTTTCAGCAAAAGATGATAGTTCTCCGTTTTCTGGATAAACTTTGTGTTGATTCACAAATCTTAGTAGATATCTTTATTAACTATGATTGTGATGTCAATTCGTCAAACATATTTGAGAG AATGGTCAATGGACTCCTGAAAACAGCTCAAGGTGTTCCTCCTGGTACAGCGACAACACTATTGCCTCCCCAGCAAGCAACCATGAAATTTGAAGCTATGAAATGTCTAGTAGCTATTTTGAAATCAATGGGAGGCTGGATGAACAAACAGTTGCGCATTCCAGATCCTTATTCTACCAAGAGATTTGAAGCAGCTGAGAACAGTCTTGAACCTGGAACTGTCTCCTTGGAAAATGGGAATGGGGATGAGCCTGTTGAAGGGTCAGATTCTCAATCTGAAGCCATTAACGAGTCTTCTGAAATTTTAACAATTGAGCAGCGTCGAGCTTACAAGCTTGAACTTCTG GAAGGTATATCTCTTTTTAATCGGAAGCCTGAAAAAGGAATTGAATTTCTAATCAAAGCAAGAAAGGTTGGTAACTCCCCGGAGGAGATAGCGGCTTTTCTTAAAAATACATCTGGTCTGAAGAAAACGTTGATTGGTGATTATCTCGGAGAAAGGGAAGATTTGCCACTGAAAGTGATGCATGCCTATGTTGACTCCTTTGACTTTCAAGGCATGGAGTTTGATGAGGCAATCCGAGCCTTTTTGCAAGGTTTTAGGTTGCCTGGTGAGGCACAAAAGATTGATCGAATCATGGAAAAGTTTGCTGAGCGTTATTGCAAATGTAACCCTAAGGCTTTCATCAGTGCTGATACTGCATATGTCCTCGCTTACTCTGTCATAATGCTCAATACTGATGCTCATAACCCTATGGTTAAGAACAAG ATGTCAGCTGATGATTTCATAAGAAACAATCGTGGCATAGATGATGGAAAAGATTTGCCAGAAGAATACTTAAGCTCATTATTTGAACGGATATCAAGAAATGAGATCAAAATGAAAGATGATGATTTGTCTATGCAACAGAAACAGTCAATGAATTCCAACAGAATTTTAGGTCTGGACAATATCTTGAATATTGTGATACGCAAGAGTGATGAAGACGAGCATATGGAGACCAGTGATGACTTTATCAGGCACATGCAAGAACAATTTAAAGAAAAAGCTCGCAAATCTGA GTCAGTTTATTATGCAGCCACAGATGTGGTGATTCTGAGATTCATGGTTGAGGCAAGCTGGGCTCCTATGTTGGCTGCGTTCAGTGTGCCTCTTGACCAAAGTGATGATGAAGCAGTAACAGCATTGTGTATTGAAGGCTTCCGCTGTGCAATACATGTCACTGCTGTGATGTCCATGAAGACTCATAGAGATGCATTTCTGACTTCATTAGCTAAGTTTACTTCACTCCACTCTCCAGCAGATATAAGGCAGAAAAATATAGATGCAATCAAG GCAATAGCTACAATTGCAGATGAAGATGGAAATTATTTACAAGAGGCTTGGGAGCATATTTTGACATGTGTGTCACGGTTTGAACATTTGCATCTATTGGGAGAGGGTGCTCCTCCGGATGccactttcttttccttttctcagAATGAATCAGAAAAATCTAAGCAAGCTAAGTCATCTGGCCTTCCTGTTATAAGGAAGAAGGGTTCAGGAAGAATTCAGTATGCTGCTGCTGCTGTGATGAGGGGCTCATATGATAGTGCTGGTATTGGAGGTAATACTGGGGCAATCACATCTGAACAGATgaacaatttagtctctaatctCGACATGTTAGAACAAGTTGGAAGCTCTGAAATGAATCGTATATTCACACGTAGTCAAAAATTGAATAGCGAGGCTATAATAGACTTTGTTAAGGCTCTTTGCAAGGTGTCCATGGAGGAATTGAGATCTACATCTGACCCTCGGGTTTTTAGCCTAACAAAAATTGTTGAGATAGC GCACTATAACATGAACCGGATTCGGCTTGTATGGTCAAGCATCTGGCTTGTACTCTCTGATTTCTTTGTGACCATTGGCTGTTCTGAAAACCTGTCAATTGCGATTTTTGCGATGGACTCTTTACGGCAGCTATCAATGAAATTTTTGGAGCGAGAGGAGTTGGCTAATTACAATTTCCAAAATGAATTTATGAAGCCTTTTGTTATTGCAATGCAGAAGAGTAGTGCTGTTGAAATCCGAGAATTAATCATTAGATGTGTCTCACAAATGGTGTCATCTCGAGTCAATAATGTCAAATCAGGGTGGAAGAGCATGTTCATG GTTTTCACCACTGCAGCTTATGACAACCACAAAAACATTGTACTACTAGCCTTTGAAGTAACAGAAAAGATAATTCGAGACTATTTCCCATACATAACCGAAACTGAAACAAACACATTCACAGATTGTGTGAATTGCCTAATTGCATTCACCAACAATCGATTCAACAAGGATATTAGTCTCAATGCAATTGCTTTTCTGCGATTCTGTGCCACAAAACTTGCTGAAGGGGATCTCAGCTACGCATCTATCAAAACTGATAAGGAATCAGGGAATACTTCTCAATCTTCACCTAGCAAGGGAAAGGACGGAAAACAAGAAAACGGAGAGATGATTGATAAGGATGATCATATCTATTTTTGGTTACCTTTGTTGGCTG GTTTATCAAAACTTGGCTTTGACCCTAGACCGGAAATTAGGGAGAGTGCTTTACAAGTGCTGTTTGAAACTTTGAGCAACCATAGTCACCTCTTCTCACTACCATTATGGGAAAAGGTGTTTGAATCTGTCCTTTTTCCAATATTTGAATACGTACGCCATGCTATCGATCCATCAGGTGGTGACCCACCTGAGCAGGGAATTGATAGTGAAATGAGTGAGATTGATCAAGATGCATGGCTCTATGAGACGTGCACCCTGGCACTTCAACTGCTTGTAGATCTTTTCGCGAGTTTTTATAATACTGTCAATCCACTTTTACCGAAGGTACTCTCTTTACTTGTAAGTTTTATCAAGCGTCCTCACCAAAGCCTAGCTGGAATCGGGATTGCTGCATTTGTACGTTTGATGACCAATTCTGGTTATGTTTTCCTCGAGGAGAAGTGGCTGGAAGTAGTTTCTTCAATAAGAGAAGCCGTTAATGCAACACTTCCTGATTTCTCGTACTTCGTTAGTGGGGATATCATGCTTGAAGGCGATGGAAATGTATTGAATGACCAAAGCAATAAGGCTTCTCATGGTTCTGACATGGCTCGTGATGATTCAGAGAGCCTAGGAAAGCAACGTCTTTATGCTTCTTTATCTGATACGAAGTGCCGAGCTGCTATTCAGCTTTTGTTGATTCAG GCAACGATGGAAATTTACAACATCAATCGAACTCGCATATCAGCTAAGAACATCTTAGTCCTTGTTGATGCAATGCATGATGTAGCTTCCCATGCTCACGGGATCAACAACGATACCATATTACGTACCAAGCTTCAAGAGTTTGGTCGGATGACACAAATGCAAGATCCTCCATTATTACGTCTCGAGAACGAATCGTATCAATTTTGCCTTACATTCTTGCACAATCTGATATTAGATAGGCCTCCAAGTTTTGAGGAAGCAGAAATAGAGTCCCATCTTGTTGGTCTTTGCCAAGAGGTTTTACTGTTTTATATCGAAAGCGCATGCTCAGGACAGACTTCCGTAACATCCGCCGATGGCCAAACCCAATGGATGATTCCTTTAGGTTCTGGGAAACGAAAAGAACTGGCCGCACGTGCACCTCTTGTCGTAGTGACTCTACAGACCATATGCAGCCTCGGAGACACTTTGTTCGAGAAGAACTTAGCTAAGTTCTTCCCTCTTCTTTCGAACTTGATAAGTTGTGAACATGGTTCAAATGAAGTCCAGGCAGCTCTTAGTGATATGCTCAACTCCTCAGTTGGTCCACTTTTGCTTCAATCCTGTTGA